A genomic window from Luteolibacter sp. LG18 includes:
- a CDS encoding GDP-L-fucose synthase, with amino-acid sequence MSRKLFIAGDRGMVGSALVRAACGYDVLTASRAELDLLDQRAVFDWLAEKKPDVVVIAAAKVGGIHANATYPADFIYENLAIEMNLIEGSRRAGVPRVLFLGSSCIYPKQAPQPMTEDCLLTSPLEPTNEAYAIAKIAGLKLCQHYRAQHGLLYHSAMPTNLYGPGDNYHAENSHVIPALIRRFHEAKERGDASVTIWGTGTPCREFLHVDDLAAACLHLLEQDNPPDWVNVGTGEDLTILDLAILVAETTGFAGEILTDPTKPDGTPRKLLDISKIRATGWCPTIGLREGLAAAYQDFLASLGTAAARL; translated from the coding sequence ATGAGTAGGAAACTCTTCATCGCTGGCGACCGCGGTATGGTCGGTTCCGCCTTGGTTCGCGCGGCCTGCGGGTATGACGTCCTCACCGCCTCCCGCGCGGAGCTCGATCTGCTCGACCAGCGCGCGGTCTTCGATTGGCTGGCGGAGAAAAAGCCCGATGTCGTGGTGATCGCCGCGGCCAAGGTCGGCGGCATCCACGCCAATGCGACCTACCCGGCGGATTTCATCTACGAGAACCTCGCGATCGAGATGAATCTCATCGAAGGCAGCCGCCGCGCCGGGGTGCCGCGCGTGCTTTTCCTCGGCAGCTCCTGCATCTACCCGAAGCAAGCACCGCAGCCGATGACGGAGGACTGCCTGCTGACCTCGCCGCTCGAGCCGACCAACGAGGCCTACGCCATCGCCAAGATCGCAGGGCTGAAGCTCTGCCAGCACTACCGCGCCCAGCACGGCCTGCTCTACCACAGCGCGATGCCGACGAACCTCTACGGGCCCGGCGACAACTACCACGCCGAGAATTCCCACGTCATCCCCGCGCTGATCCGCCGCTTCCACGAGGCGAAGGAGCGCGGCGACGCCTCGGTCACCATCTGGGGCACCGGCACACCCTGCCGCGAGTTCCTTCACGTGGATGATCTCGCCGCCGCGTGCCTGCACCTGCTGGAGCAGGACAATCCGCCGGATTGGGTGAACGTCGGCACCGGCGAGGACCTCACCATTCTCGACCTCGCCATCCTCGTCGCGGAAACCACCGGTTTCGCCGGCGAAATCCTCACCGATCCCACCAAGCCGGACGGCACGCCGCGCAAGCTGCTCGACATCTCGAAAATCCGGGCCACCGGCTGGTGTCCGACCATCGGTCTGCGTGAAGGCCTTGCCGCGGCCTACCAGGATTTCCTCGCCTCGCTCGGCACCGCGGCGGCCCGTCTCTAA
- the gmd gene encoding GDP-mannose 4,6-dehydratase, translating to MKRALITGITGQDGSYLAELLLEKGYEVHGIIRRSSTFNTDRIDHIYQDPHRSDKRLLLHYGDLADGTNLAKLLCEIRPDEVYNLAAQSHVRVSFDAPEYTGDVTGLGTQRLLEAIRQTGLIEHVRYYQASSSEMYGKVQEVPQTETTPFWPRSPYGCAKMYAYWLTINYREGYGLHGSNGILFNHESPRRGETFVTRKITRAAGRIKMGLQDKLFLGNLDAKRDWGYAKEYVEMMWLMLQQDTPDDYVVATNETHSVKEFVQETFGQLGLDWEQYVDYDKRYERPAEVDLLIGDPAKAKRQLGWEPKVLFKDLVKIMTEADLELARNERAIALATGKPVGAER from the coding sequence ATGAAACGCGCGCTCATCACCGGCATCACCGGTCAGGACGGCTCCTATCTCGCGGAACTGCTGCTTGAGAAGGGCTACGAGGTCCACGGCATCATCCGCCGCTCCTCGACCTTCAACACCGACCGCATCGACCACATCTACCAGGACCCGCACCGCAGCGACAAACGACTGCTCCTGCATTACGGTGATCTCGCGGACGGCACCAATCTCGCGAAGCTGCTTTGCGAGATCCGGCCGGATGAAGTTTACAACCTCGCGGCCCAGTCCCACGTCCGCGTGTCCTTCGATGCGCCGGAATACACCGGCGATGTCACCGGCCTCGGCACCCAGCGCTTGCTGGAGGCGATCCGCCAGACCGGCCTGATCGAGCACGTCCGCTACTACCAGGCCTCGTCCTCCGAGATGTACGGCAAGGTGCAGGAGGTGCCGCAGACCGAGACCACCCCGTTCTGGCCGCGCTCGCCGTATGGCTGCGCGAAGATGTATGCCTACTGGCTTACCATCAACTACCGCGAGGGCTACGGCCTTCACGGCAGCAACGGCATCCTCTTCAACCACGAGTCCCCGCGTCGCGGCGAGACCTTCGTGACCCGCAAGATCACCCGCGCCGCCGGCCGCATCAAGATGGGCCTGCAGGACAAGCTCTTCCTCGGCAACCTGGACGCGAAGCGCGACTGGGGCTACGCAAAGGAATACGTCGAGATGATGTGGCTGATGCTCCAGCAGGACACACCCGACGATTACGTGGTCGCCACCAACGAGACCCACTCGGTGAAGGAGTTCGTGCAGGAAACCTTCGGCCAGCTCGGTCTCGATTGGGAACAGTACGTCGATTACGACAAACGCTACGAGCGCCCCGCGGAAGTCGACCTGCTCATCGGTGACCCGGCGAAGGCCAAGCGCCAGCTCGGCTGGGAGCCGAAGGTGCTGTTCAAGGACCTCGTGAAGATCATGACCGAGGCTGATCTCGAACTCGCGCGCAACGAGCGCGCCATCGCCCTCGCCACCGGCAAGCCGGTGGGGGCCGAACGCTGA